TTGCATCGGTCAAACTAAACTTGAGTTCATTAGTGTGCCGACAAAAATAGCCTTCTTTGAAGGTTATGAAGTGTGCTCTTCTTAACACCTAATGCATCAGCAAGATCCTTAAAAGTGGTGCGCTGCCTAAGAGGCACATTTTTTATGGATTCCATGTCtatttctattctttttctacCACAATTCCTGGCCCACTTGTTTACAATACCATTTATTCCACCAGCTTGTCCGTTTTTCCAAATGGACTGCACAACTCTTAGAGGCACATCAAATTTACGTGCAACTCCCTTAGAAACCCCACGACGTAAAATAGGAGGATCAGTTTTTGCCAATAACTCTAGGTATATGGAGATCTTTAAATCATCCGAATAGAATCTCCTTTT
This sequence is a window from Panicum virgatum strain AP13 chromosome 7K, P.virgatum_v5, whole genome shotgun sequence. Protein-coding genes within it:
- the LOC120640189 gene encoding uncharacterized protein LOC120640189, translating into MDPIDWDDIVEFEGPAHELEYDMVWNDGIEGAFFSLISVFPSLNSFYVLISIILSITDQAGHEDVMQADAVQADAVQGDGVHVSPDMVSLTFLQGASTFLERASTATVEGSSANKRRFYSDDLKISIYLELLAKTDPPILRRGVSKGVARKFDVPLRVVQSIWKNGQAGGINGIVNKWARNCGRKRIEIDMESIKNVPLRQRTTFKDLADALGVKKSTLHNLQRRLFLSAH